A stretch of the bacterium genome encodes the following:
- a CDS encoding transposase — translation MAVKPATGDSVFFLDPLLIQGKESAEGWRLAFSTIPEHIHEHIRALVSDGFQGSKAIVREHQWLHQRCHFHILTRLYNRLGKRKKKLPGHRISARIYRAVKVVLKTTSERRVLQKTALIGQLIADPCCRPGVAGIAREFLRDEKLYRTYLDHPELRLPTTDGVLESLHGRLREVASRVNRPTAVLRRIRGYIRVHPTFVCKGSVYQQK, via the coding sequence ATGGCCGTGAAACCTGCTACGGGTGACTCCGTTTTCTTCCTGGATCCGCTTCTCATCCAGGGTAAGGAAAGCGCCGAGGGTTGGCGTTTGGCCTTCAGCACTATCCCGGAGCACATTCACGAGCATATCAGAGCGCTTGTTTCCGATGGATTCCAAGGCAGCAAGGCAATTGTCCGGGAGCACCAGTGGCTGCACCAGCGCTGTCATTTCCACATTCTCACGCGGCTATACAACCGACTCGGGAAGCGTAAGAAAAAGCTCCCCGGCCACAGAATCAGCGCGAGAATCTACCGGGCGGTGAAGGTGGTGCTCAAGACAACAAGCGAGCGTCGGGTGTTACAGAAGACAGCTCTGATAGGTCAACTCATCGCCGATCCGTGCTGTCGGCCTGGAGTCGCTGGCATCGCCCGAGAGTTCCTTAGGGATGAAAAGCTATACCGCACCTATCTGGACCATCCCGAGTTGCGGCTGCCAACGACTGACGGTGTCCTCGAGTCCTTGCACGGTCGACTCCGAGAGGTGGCTAGTCGCGTCAACCGCCCGACCGCCGTATTGCGACGCATCCGTGGCTACATCCGAGTGCATCCGACTTTCGTCTGCAAAGGGAGTGTTTATCAACAGAAATAG
- a CDS encoding helix-turn-helix domain-containing protein: MKLLSIRKRKPDSSKLFVASLEQAVLAFLIKDPERSYYSVELSDDAGLSRGGVNQALHTLVEVGLVVLTEERGPRRFYRANLADPRMQAFKALLEAVSAASRR; this comes from the coding sequence ATGAAACTGCTATCGATTCGCAAGCGTAAGCCGGATTCGAGCAAGTTGTTTGTCGCGTCGCTGGAACAGGCGGTGCTGGCGTTTCTGATCAAGGACCCTGAGCGCAGCTACTACAGCGTGGAACTCTCGGACGACGCCGGTCTGTCACGCGGCGGAGTCAACCAGGCGCTTCACACGCTGGTCGAGGTCGGACTGGTAGTCCTGACTGAGGAACGCGGGCCAAGGCGGTTCTACCGCGCCAACCTCGCCGATCCAAGGATGCAGGCCTTCAAGGCACTGTTGGAGGCCGTGTCTGCAGCCAGCCGCCGCTAG